A genomic window from Diospyros lotus cultivar Yz01 chromosome 2, ASM1463336v1, whole genome shotgun sequence includes:
- the LOC127794829 gene encoding protein JINGUBANG-like, giving the protein MEFFAKQTHWNFMDEERKKINLPRRLSFGNQESDSHFASARTSSASATSFPLWPTSPETPWTLSPIRTSPTPLLYHCLASLHRHEGNIFSIAISKDFIFTGSESSRIHAWKQSDCTEMGYIKANAGKVRAILAHGKLLFTTHGDFKIRVWDVSLTQNFQPKKIKTLPRRSSFFLYPRKNTHQHKDIISCMAYNYVEKLLYTGSWDKTVKAWKISERQCVDSFEAHEGIVNAIVINQNDGCVFTCSSDGTVKIWRRVFGESSHILTMTLKFQLSPVNALALSCSPSACFLYSGSSDGLINFWEKEKMSSRFNHGGFLQGHHFSVLCLAAIGDLVLSGSEDATIRVWRREEGNTFHSCLAVMDGHHGPVRCLEASLETEDTVIGLLVYTASLDQTFKVWRVKVYPTEKVNTENSVANSQQSEIAECQMSPVLSPSWVEKKMQGSHF; this is encoded by the coding sequence ATGGAGTTCTTTGCAAAACAAACTCATTGGAACTTCATGGacgaagaaaggaagaaaataaatttacctAGGAGACTCTCCTTTGGTAATCAAGAATCAGACTCCCACTTTGCTTCAGCAAGAACATCTTCTGCATCTGCAACATCATTTCCGCTATGGCCTACAAGCCCTGAGACACCATGGACTCTGTCCCCTATTCGCACCTCTCCTACTCCTCTTCTCTACCATTGCTTAGCCTCCCTACATCGCCATGAAGGTAACATCTTTTCTATTGCAATCTCAAAAGATTTTATCTTCACTGGCTCTGAGAGTAGTAGAATACATGCATGGAAGCAATCAGACTGCACTGAGATGGGTTATATTAAGGCTAATGCTGGTAAAGTCCGGGCAATCTTGGCTCATGGAAAGCTGCTCTTCACTACACATGGTGACTTCAAAATACGTGTATGGGATGTGTCCTTGACACAGAATTTTCAACCAAAGAAGATCAAAACTCTACCCCGAAGAAGCTCATTTTTCCTGTATCCAAGGAAGAATACTCATCAACACAAGGACATCATCTCCTGCATGGCTTACAACTATGTAGAAAAACTATTATATACAGGTTCATGGGATAAAACAGTCAAAGCATGGAAGATTTCAGAGAGGCAATGCGTTGATTCATTTGAAGCTCATGAAGGTATTGTTAATGCTATTGTGATCAACCAAAATGATGGGTGCGTCTTTACCTGCTCCTCTGAtggcacagtaaaaatatgGAGGAGGGTATTTGGAGAAAGCTCGCATATTCTCACCATGACATTGAAGTTTCAACTCTCCCCAGTTAATGCCTTGGCATTGAGCTGTTCACCAAGTGCCTGCTTTCTCTACTCTGGCTCCTCAGATGGGCTCATAAACTTCtgggagaaggagaagatgtCAAGTAGGTTCAATCATGGGGGATTTTTACAAGGTCATCATTTCTCTGTTCTTTGTTTAGCAGCCATAGGGGACTTAGTTCTCAGTGGTTCTGAAGATGCAACCATACGAGTATGGAGGAGAGAGGAAGGCAATACATTCCATTCATGTCTTGCAGTCATGGACGGCCATCATGGGCCAGTAAGGTGCCTAGAAGCTTCTTTGGAAACAGAAGATACTGTAATAGGACTGTTAGTATATACTGCAAGTTTAGATCAGACCTTCAAGGTTTGGAGAGTTAAAGTTTATCCTACGGAGAAGGTGAACACAGAAAACTCAGTAGCAAACAGTCAACAGTCAGAGATTGCAGAATGTCAAATGAGTCCAGTGCTTTCGCCTTCCTGGGTAGAGAAGAAGATGCAAGGCAGCCACTTTTAG
- the LOC127793921 gene encoding aquaporin TIP2-1: MAGIAIGRFDDSFSLGSIKAYLAEFISTLLFVFAGVGSAIAFNKVTSDAALDPSGLVAIAICHGFALFVAVAIGANISGGHVNPAVTFGLALGGQITLLTGVFYWVAQLLGSIVACYLLKFVTGGLAIPIHSLAAGVGAVEGVVMEIVITFALVYTVYATAADPKKGSLGTIAPIAIGFIVGANILAAGPFSGGSMNPARSFGPAVASGDFSGNWIYWVGPLVGGGLAGIIYPIVFMQRDHVPLSGDF; this comes from the exons ATGGCGGGCATTGCTATTGGGCGCTTCGACGATTCCTTCAGCTTGGGCTCTATCAAGGCCTATCTCGCCGAGTTCATCTCCACCCTCCTCTTCGTCTTCGCCGGTGTTGGCTCCGCCATAGCTTTCA ACAAGGTGACATCGGATGCTGCTTTGGACCCTTCGGGGCTGGTGGCCATTGCCATTTGCCATGGATTTGCTCTCTTCGTGGCGGTCGCCATCGGGGCCAACATTTCCGGCGGCCACGTCAACCCCGCCGTCACCTTCGGCTTGGCTCTGGGGGGACAGATCACCCTCCTTACCGGCGTCTTTTACTGGGTTGCCCAGCTCCTAGGTTCCATCGTCGCATGTTACCTTCTTAAATTTGTCACTGGTGGCTTG GCAATTCCAATCCACAGTTTGGCCGCCGGCGTGGGAGCCGTGGAAGGTGTGGTTATGGAGATCGTCATCACCTTCGCTTTGGTTTACACAGTCTACGCCACCGCAGCCGACCCAAAGAAGGGCTCGCTCGGCACAATCGCACCCATCGCCATCGGATTCATCGTGGGAGCCAACATCCTGGCGGCCGGCCCATTCTCAGGCGGGTCGATGAACCCGGCCCGCTCCTTCGGGCCGGCAGTTGCCAGCGGCGACTTCAGTGGCAACTGGATCTACTGGGTGGGGCCACTCGTCGGCGGGGGGCTCGCCGGAATCATCTACCCGATCGTATTCATGCAACGCGATCATGTACCTCTCTCCGGCGActtctaa